The sequence TGTTGAGCACGAGAACCAGCGGAAACAGAAACGCTCCGACGAAGACAGGGTTCCGCAGAAGACTGTTTTCGACGTTCCGGACGCCGACGATCCAGAGTCCCAGTAGCGCCGCGAGGCCCACGCTCCACGAAAGCAGCAGCAGGATCGTTCCGGGCGGGAGCGGCAGGATCTTCAAGCCGGCAGCGACCAGGAGCATATACGGAAGGCTGGTTGCGCCGAATACCTGCGCCCCGTCGGGATTCCACGCGATGCCTTTTCCCTCGAGGAGATGAGCGGCATAGCGGACGAACATGTAGGCATCGTCGAACGTCGATTCGGGCATCGCGTCGTACAGTACCACCGCATAGCCGACGAAGGCCGCTGCTACGAGAAGGCTGCATGCCCACCCGGCCCATCGTGCCGGACCGCCATTCATCGTATCGTCGCTCATATCGGGCATCGTATCACGCGGCCGAGGTCAGGGCACGAGCAGGTCGTCGAACCTGGCGACGCCGGCCTGGCGGTACGGCTCGGCGACGTAGCCGTCCGGCGTCCTGCGCACCAGAAGAGGCTCGTGCCCGGGAAGGGCCCGGAGAAGAGCCTCGTTTGCCTCGTCGCCCCGGTCGATCGCGAGAACGACCTCCTGCGTGAGCGGGTCGACGGTGTTGAGCCGGGGAACTTCATACACGTTGATTCCATACCGTTCCGGACGGCGGAACCTGTTCATCTCTTGATATTGTTCGATATATTTCACGCACAGTTCCTTGGTCGGGGGGCTTATGCGGTCCAGAAAGCCTCTCAATCCGGCCGTATCGATGAAATCGGCGGAAAGGAGCGCCATGATCTCCTGCCCGGAAAAACGCCACTCGTTCTGCAGGTGACGCGCGAGATCGAGCCGCTGCCGCGTCGGACTGGAGACGAACAGAATGCGCGGCTTTCCCCGAAACCCGTCGACAAACCGGGAAAACGCCGGGTTGATGTGCCAGAATTCGCTTCCGAGAACCGCCCATGCCTGCGTCACGGTGAGCAAAACCGATGCGGCGACACCAGCCGCGAGGAGACGCCGGGACGCGTGAGCAAGTCCTTCATTCCAGAGCCGGGTCAGGAAGAGAGCGGCCGCAATTGTCGCCAGGGGCAGAAGAGAGAAGAAATATCTCGGACCGAAACAGAAATCCTGGTAATCGTAGACCGAGTATCCGAGAACGATGAACACGGCGTTGATCAGGAAGAATCGTTCGACGACGCCGGCCGCGCCCCGAGCCAAGGGCCGCAGCAGGCCGATTCCGGCGAGTGCGGCGATGATGCCGCCAGAAGCGAAAACACCCAGGCCGCACAGGTTGTCGGTGAGATTCGCGAAATGCCTGCCGAGTTCGAACTGCGCGAGGTCATGCATGACCGTTTGACCATGGCGGATGATATACAACGAATCGCCGGCGACCAGGGAGGTCAGCCGCATGTTCATCACCAGGACGACAGCCGAAAGAGCAAGCGCGACCAGCGCCCAGACCCCCCGCTTCATCCAGGACCCGACGAACAAGAACCAGGCCGCCAGCCACGCGAGATGCATGGCGACGGCGTCGACCCGCCTGGTCATCCATCCCAGGCCAAGCGCAAGGCCGCCCATGACGGCCGCCGTCCGGAGATGCCCGCGTTCAGCCGTATCGAGAGAAAACGCACCCGTGACGATCAGGAACAGCATGAACACATGGTTCATCAGGCCGGCCTGCATGAGCAGGGCAAACGGCGAAACGAGCCCGATGCAGAGAGCCGTCCGCGCCGTCTCCTCGCCGTGCGAACGTCTGAGAATCAGATACAGGAGCCAGAACGCCGCCACCCCGAGAGCCGGATTCAGCAGGCCCCCAGCCCCGATCCGTCGCGCCATGAACAGCAGATACGCGAACGCCGGCTGATACGTCGAAAACAGCGCCTTCCCGTTGTCTCCGATGCCGGCAGTCTGAAACGACGACCGGACGCTCGTCTCGGGGCCCGTCAACCGGCCTTTCTCGAGCAGTCTCGCATGCCATTCCTGAATGATCTCGTCCTGCACGTGAGGAACCCCGCCCATGGCGACGTGCCAGATGAGCATCGGAACGCACAGGCTGAAGAGCGACAGAGCGGCGAGCGTTCGCATGGATGGCCCAAGAGGCGGATGCCCTCCACGATCATCCGCTGTCGTGCCCGTTATAGCCGGCTCGAGGTCGATCAATCGAAACACGAGGTCGAGGGCAAGCAGGGTTCGAGCCCAATCCATCTCCCAGACGAGCCACCAGACGGGGTTGTCCGCGGTCAGGAAAACGTATCCGCTGTTGTCGTCCATGACGCGCTGCGGCAGAAGCGAGAACAGCAGGAACAGCCATACCGCCGGTCTCCCCCATGACGCCGACAGCCTGCCGCAGACCCTTCGAGCGACGGCGTTCAGCGAGTGGACCCACGACCATGCGGCCCAGGCCGCGATCGATGTCCCGACAAGAACCGGAAACCACCACGGATCGGGCAGAATCCCGGCCGGGCCCGTCTCGATCCATTCCCGAACCAGCCACGGATCGCGCTGGATGACCGCCGTGGCCAGATGGGCC comes from Candidatus Ozemobacteraceae bacterium and encodes:
- a CDS encoding glycosyltransferase family 39 protein — encoded protein: MTPTAGGFGMAFLSGALLVLAHLATAVIQRDPWLVREWIETGPAGILPDPWWFPVLVGTSIAAWAAWSWVHSLNAVARRVCGRLSASWGRPAVWLFLLFSLLPQRVMDDNSGYVFLTADNPVWWLVWEMDWARTLLALDLVFRLIDLEPAITGTTADDRGGHPPLGPSMRTLAALSLFSLCVPMLIWHVAMGGVPHVQDEIIQEWHARLLEKGRLTGPETSVRSSFQTAGIGDNGKALFSTYQPAFAYLLFMARRIGAGGLLNPALGVAAFWLLYLILRRSHGEETARTALCIGLVSPFALLMQAGLMNHVFMLFLIVTGAFSLDTAERGHLRTAAVMGGLALGLGWMTRRVDAVAMHLAWLAAWFLFVGSWMKRGVWALVALALSAVVLVMNMRLTSLVAGDSLYIIRHGQTVMHDLAQFELGRHFANLTDNLCGLGVFASGGIIAALAGIGLLRPLARGAAGVVERFFLINAVFIVLGYSVYDYQDFCFGPRYFFSLLPLATIAAALFLTRLWNEGLAHASRRLLAAGVAASVLLTVTQAWAVLGSEFWHINPAFSRFVDGFRGKPRILFVSSPTRQRLDLARHLQNEWRFSGQEIMALLSADFIDTAGLRGFLDRISPPTKELCVKYIEQYQEMNRFRRPERYGINVYEVPRLNTVDPLTQEVVLAIDRGDEANEALLRALPGHEPLLVRRTPDGYVAEPYRQAGVARFDDLLVP